The following proteins come from a genomic window of Trifolium pratense cultivar HEN17-A07 linkage group LG4, ARS_RC_1.1, whole genome shotgun sequence:
- the LOC123924453 gene encoding CRS2-associated factor 2, chloroplastic, whose protein sequence is MVIVALSSSLPGRSNLFSSLPPPNNPTSSSSSSATPRPPIPIPKYPPPKKPPPPPPPNPAFKHHNKSKYYKPIKNPTVITSEGDRSVIIGESGVSYLLPGAPFEFQFSYSETPKVKPLAIREPAFLPFEPPTMPRPWTGKAPLKKSKKNIPLFDSFNPPPPDMKGVKKVEMPGPFPLGKFPEEGMSRKEILGEPLKKWEVKMLVKPMMSDNRQVNLGRDGLTHNMLELIHSHWKRRRVCKIRCKGVPTVDMDNVCRHIEEKAGGKIIHRDGGVVYLFRGRNYNYRTRPQYPVMLWKPAAPVYPKLIQDAPEGLTKAEADELRMKGKRLLPICKIGKNGVYTSLVKDVRDAFEGSHLVKIDCKGLDPSDYKKLGAKLKDLVPCVLLSFDDEKVLIWRGRDWKSKYPQAPVFPPAAVGITRNLDNTDKVGDNQSKDISNMVKTSSKMLSLWKSAIEANKALLLEEFNLGPDALLEKVEEFEGISHATEHSYPAFTSSSDGVEDVDDYNGNNDDEDNDDYYNDDGDVDEFNDIVDTYAQPGTLPVDLLVNKLKFRNKY, encoded by the exons ATGGTTATAGTTGCATTATCTTCTTCCCTTCCGGGGAGGTCCAACCTCTTCTCATCCTTACCTCCACCCAACAACCCTACCTCCTCCTCATCATCATCTGCCACTCCTCGTCCCCCTATTCCCATTCCCAAATACCCTCCCCCTAaaaaaccaccaccaccaccaccaccaaaccCAGCCTTCAAACACCACAACAAATCCAAATACTACAAACCCATTAAAAACCCCACAGTCATCACTTCCGAAGGCGACCGTTCCGTAATAATCGGTGAATCAGGCGTTTCCTATCTTCTCCCCGGCGCACCTTTCGAATTCCAGTTCAGTTACTCGGAGACACCGAAAGTGAAACCGTTAGCGATTCGTGAACCGGCGTTTTTACCTTTTGAACCGCCGACGATGCCGAGGCCTTGGACTGGTAAAGCTCCGTTGAAGAAGTCGAAGAAGAATATTCCGCTTTTTGATTCGTTTAATCCTCCGCCTCCTGATATGAAAGGTGTTAAGAAAGTTGAAATGCCGGGTCCTTTTCCTCTTGGGAAGTTTCCAGAAGAAGGAATGAGTAGAAAGGAGATACTTGGTGAGCCTCTTAAGAAATGGGAGGTCAAAATGCTTGTTAAGCCTATGATGTCTGATAATCGCCAGGTTAATCTCG GAAGGGACGGATTAACGCATAACATGTTGGAGTTGATACATTCACATTGGAAGCGTCGCCGCGTTTGTAAAATTCGGTGTAAAGGTGTTCCCACTGTTGATATGGATAATGTTTGCCGCCATATTGAG GAGAAAGCAGGGGGGAAAATAATACATCGAGATGGTGGTGTAGTTTATCTTTTCCGTGGCAGAAATTACAACTACCGTACTCGTCCGCAGTATCCAGTGATGCTCTGGAAGCCAGCTGCTCCTGTTTATCCAAAACTTATACAAGATGCTCCAGAAGGATTAACAAAAGCTGAAGCAGATGAGTTACGGATGAAAGGGAAAAGATTGTTGCCCATATGTAAAATAG GCAAAAATGGAGTATACACATCACTTGTAAAGGATGTCAGAGATGCTTTTGAAGGGAGCCATTTGGTGAAGATTGACTGCAAGGGATTGGACCCTAGTGATTACAAGAAGTTAGGTGCCAAGCTTAAG GATTTGGTTCCTTGTGTGCTATTGTCTTTTGATGATGAAAAAGTACTGATTTGGAGGGGCAGAGACTGGAAATCAAAGTACCCACAAGCTCCAGTTTTTCCACCTGCTGCAGTTGGCATTACAAGGAATTTGGACAATACAG ATAAGGTTGGCGATAATCAATCAAAGGATATAAGCAACATGGTCAAAACAAGCTCAAAAATGTTATCTTTGTGGAAGAGTGCAATTGAGGCAAACAAAGCTTTGTTGCTAGAAGAATTTAATCTTGGTCCTGATGCTCTCTTGGAGAAGGTAGAAGAATTTGAGGGTATTTCGCATGCCACAGAACACTCCTATCCAGCATTTACTTCTTCAAGTGACGGCGTAGAGgatgttgatgattataatggcaacaatgatgatgaagataatgATGATTACTACAATGACGATGGAGACGTCGACGAGTTTAATGATATAGTGGATACTTATGCTCAACCCGGAACGCTACCAGTTGATTTGCTTGTTAATAAGCTCAAATTTAGAAATAAGTACTAA
- the LOC123924454 gene encoding uncharacterized protein LOC123924454 produces the protein MSFITWSPSHTWQPTMTTDTTTTSYWLNVRFFICALWLLISMTLGSYLIFKYEGFNKQRGENHEEIDGLLYEDEAWNTCLEGIDPSWLLIYRIISFIVLLALIIANVAAEGTGIFYYYTQLTFTLVTIYFGLGSCFSIYGCLLKDNEFGDRTINDASLDIPELPKSPDQEFHTREIAGVWGYIFQIIYQTCAGAVILTDIVFWFILYPVRTSNHYSLDFLIFCMHTMNVVFLLGDTSLNCMRFPVFRFAYFILWTAAFVIIQWIIHVFVSIWWPYPFLDLSNSHAPLWYLVVALMHFPCYGLFVLIVKLKHFLLSRSFPGSSRNVH, from the exons ATGAGTTTCATAACATGGTCACCAAGCCATACATGGCAACCAACAATGACAACAGATACAACTACAACAAGTTATTGGTTGAATGTGAGATTCTTCATTTGTGCACTATGGCTTTTGATTTCAATGACACTAGGATCTTATTTAATTTTCAAGTATGAAGGATTCAATAAACAAAGGGGAGAAAATCATGAAGAAATAGATGGATTGTTGTATGAAGATGAAGCTTGGAATACATGTCTTGAAGGAATTGATCCATCTTGGCTTCTTATTTATagaataatttcttttattgttcTTTTGGCTTTGATCATTGCTAATGTGGCTGCTGAAGGAACTGGCATATTTTACTACTATACTCA ATTGACATTTACTCTGGTCACAATTTACTTTGGG CTTGGATCCTGTTTTTCAATATATGGATGTTTATTGAAAGACAATGAATTTGGTGACAGAACAATTAATGATGCTTCTTTAGATATTCCTGAACTGCCTAAGAGTCCTGATCAGGAATTCCATACCAGAGAAATTGCTGGTGTATGGGGttacatttttcaaataatttatcaG ACTTGTGCAGGTGCTGTAATACTCACTGACATTGTATTCTGGTTCATCCTTTATCCAGTGAGAACATCCAATCATTACAGTCTTGATTTT TTGATTTTTTGCATGCACACCATGAATGTTGTTTTCCTCCTTGGTGATACATCATTGAATTGCATG AGATTTCCGGTGTTTCGATTCGCATATTTTATCTTGTGGACAGCTGCATTTGTGATTATTCAGTGGATAATCCatgtttttgtttcaatttg GTGGCCTTACCCTTTCCTTGACTTATCAAATTCACATGCACCCTTATG GTACTTGGTAGTGGCTCTCATGCATTTCCCATGCTACGGCTTATTTGTTTTGATAGTAAAGTTGAAGCATTTTCTGTTATCTAGATCATTTCCTGGATCATCTAGAAATGTACATTGA
- the LOC123924455 gene encoding F-box/kelch-repeat protein At1g23390-like, producing the protein MATKKVDQEKELEDPIHGDILEATLSHVPLIYLVPASYVSKEWSGAVSRSLRHINPVKPWLMVHTQNPRAPHMTTTYAYDPRTLSWIEIHAPQVKHTSALRSSHSTLLYTISPTEFSFSVDPLHLMWHHTSSPRVWRVDPIVARAGNHIVVAGGACDFEDDPLAVEMYDMESHKWIQCQSMPEMMKDTTTLTWLSVVVIGEFLYLMAKNTGIMYSFNCKTMMWQGPYDLRGGEESVFYYTMGTVQNRLVVVVGIVGGEENVKGVKVWEIKEELELGLGMVELGVMPEDMVVKLRGESGSELLNSIELVSTGNFVYVYNASEPEEMVVCEVLKRGGCEWWSVRNAVVNDEMRLRRMVLCGGDVGLEDLKSAALRDCKFVLKQ; encoded by the coding sequence ATGGCAACAAAGAAAGTTGATCAGGAAAAAGAACTAGAAGATCCCATCCATGGAGACATCTTAGAAGCCACACTCTCGCACGTGCCACTAATTTACTTGGTGCCTGCCAGTTACGTGTCAAAAGAATGGAGCGGTGCCGTGTCGAGGTCCCTCCGCCACATCAACCCGGTGAAGCCATGGCTCATGGTTCACACTCAAAACCCCCGTGCTCCTCACATGACCACAACTTACGCGTACGACCCACGCACGCTATCGTGGATCGAAATTCACGCGCCACAAGTCAAACACACGTCCGCTCTTCGATCATCACACTCCACACTCCTCTACACGATCTCTCCCACTGAATTCTCCTTCTCTGTGGACCCGCTCCACCTCATGTGGCACCACACATCATCACCGCGTGTTTGGCGCGTTGATCCCATCGTTGCACGCGCGGGAAACCACATCGTGGTTGCTGGTGGTGCGTGTGATTTCGAGGATGATCCTTTAGCAGTGGAGATGTATGATATGGAGTCTCACAAATGGATCCAATGTCAGTCAATGCCTGAGATGATGAAGGACACAACAACACTGACATGGCTCTCTGTTGTCGTTATTGGAGAGTTTTTGTACTTAATGGCGAAAAATACTGGCATAATGTACTCGTTCAATTGTAAAACAATGATGTGGCAAGGACCATATGATCTGCGAGGAGGGGAGGAGAGTGTATTCTACTACACAATGGGAACGGTGCAGAACcgtttggtggtggtggtgggaaTAGTAGGTGGCGAGGAAAATGTGAAAGGAGTGAAAGTTTGGGAAATAAAAGAGGAATTGGAGTTAGGATTGGGAATGGTGGAATTAGGTGTGATGCCGGAAGATATGGTTGTAAAACTGAGAGGTGAGAGTGGGAGTGAGTTGTTGAATTCGATTGAGTTGGTTTCGACAGGAAATTTTGTGTATGTTTATAATGCATCGGAACCAGAGGAGATGGTGGTTTGTGAGGTGTTGAAGAGAGGAGGGTGTGAGTGGTGGAGTGTGAGGAATGCGGTGGTGAATGACGAAATGCGGTTGAGAAGAATGGTGTTATGTGGTGGTGATGTGGGATTGGAGGATTTGAAGAGCGCGGCCTTGCGCGATTGTAAATTTGTAttgaaacaataa
- the LOC123922899 gene encoding uncharacterized protein LOC123922899, protein MAGLHNSNPNPVGSTMPSPAASVVGNRTRDIGLQNLTNVTMMSVRQQMDESNHEMVNTLTSQLGTILNPLINNTNNNYQLLAHQMGRIADFFGTPAMPNQNLQPIRNQAHVQNQGFPNEDEVPNNRAPQVVQEEPPVQVVNQVQDPGIVLVNRNQNADEVVRNVQRNNFAQQYNLANLVETILTQNGFNVGLHRPNFVSPLSEYVLQTELPRGWKIPKFTKFAGDTTESTVEHVARFFAEAGNLAENENLRLKYFPNSLTKNAFTWFTTLPPRSIHHWAQLERVFHEQFYMGQSKISLKELASVRRKTPESIDDYLNRFRLLKARCFTQVPEHELVEMAAGGLDYSIRKKLDTQHLRDMEQLADRVRQVERLKAEKARSSKFQKREKIAYVETLDDDEEYVINYEDIEDNEINVAELKPGPPYVCKLLKPSNEKNPVEPKNDKFVAKTYSFDITKCDEIFDLLVTDGQIVVPKGLKVPPLEQQKKRGFCKFHNFLGYKTSQCVLFRDLVQKALKDGRLKFGEKSKQQMKIDEDPLQISDASYVEPVECLMIDAMDLSGGAQLVSIPEDE, encoded by the coding sequence ATGGCAGGTTTACATAATTCTAATCCTAACCCTGTGGGGAGTACCATGCCTTCCCCAGCAGCCTCTGTTGTGGGAAATAGAACCAGAGACATTGGCCTGCAAAATCTGACAAATGTAACCATGATGTCCGTTCGACAACAGATGGACGAAAGtaaccatgaaatggttaatacCTTAACTTCACAATTAGGGACTATCCTAAATCCTTTAATTAATAACACAAATAACAACTATCAGTTGTTAGCCCATCAGATGGGGCGAATCGCAGATTTCTTTGGCACACCTGCAATGCCTAACCAAAACCTTCAACCCATTCGAAATCAAGCGCACGTTCAAAATCAGGGTTTCCCCAATGAGGATGAAGTTCCTAATAATCGAGCGCCACAAGTGGTGCAAGAGGAACCACCGGTCCAAGTGGTGAACCAAGTTCAAGATCCTGGGATAGTTTTGGTTAATAGAAATCAGAACGCTGACGAAGTAGTTAGAAATGTGCAAAGAAACAATTTTGCACAACAATATAATTTGGCAAATCTAGTCGAAACGATATTGACCcaaaatggtttcaatgttGGCTTGCACAGGCCCAATTTCGTTTCCCCTTTGTCTGAGTATGTGCTGCAGACTGAATTGCCAAGGGGATGGAAAATTCCCAAATTCACAAAGTTTGCTGGGGATACAACTGAATCAACGGTGGAGCATGTGGCAAGATTTTTTGCTGAAGCAGGAAACTTGgcagaaaatgaaaatttaagatTGAAATATTTCCCAAATTCCCTTACAAAGAATGCTTTCACTTGGTTCACAACACTTCCCCCTCGTTCGATTCATCATTGGGCTCAATTGGAAAGGGTTTTCCATGAACAATTCTACATGGGCCAATCTAAGATTAGTCTGAAGGAATTGGCCAGTGTTAGGAGAAAAACGCCAGAGTCCATAGATGATTACTTGAATAGATTCAGGTTACTCAAGGCTAGATGCTTTACCcaagtgcctgaacatgagTTAGTCGAAATGGCTGCTGGAGGCCTAGATTATTCGattcgaaagaaattagatACACAACATCTAAGAGACATGGAACAGTTAGCAGATAGAGTGAGACAGGTCGAACGCCTTAAGGCTGAAAAGGCTAGATCATCAAAGTTTCAAAAGAGGGAAAAAATTGCTTATGTCGAAACATTAGATGATGATGAGGAATATGTGATAAATTACGAAGACATAGAGGATAATGAAATCAATGTGGCCGAACTAAAGCCTGGCCCTCCTTATGTctgtaaattattaaaacctTCGAATGAGAAAAATCCTgtcgaaccaaaaaatgataaatttgttgcTAAGACATATTCATTTGACataactaaatgtgatgaaatatttgatttattggttACTGATGGCCAAATTGTTGTTCCAAAGGGACTAAAAGTGCCTCCCCTTGagcaacaaaagaaaagaggtttttgtaaatttcataattttttgggttatAAAACCTCACAATGTGTTCTTTTCAGGGATCTGGTTCAGAAAGCTTTGAAAGATGGAAGGCTGAAGTTTGGAGAGAAGTCCAAACAACAGATGAAAATTGATGAAGATCCATTACAGATATCAGATGCTTCCTATGTGGAACCGGTCGAATGCTTAATGATCGATGCCATGGACCTGTCAGGAGGCGCACAGTTAGTTTCTATTCCAGAAGATGAATAA